One genomic segment of Ferrimonas sp. YFM includes these proteins:
- the hemW gene encoding radical SAM family heme chaperone HemW, whose translation MQLPPLSLYVHIPWCEQKCPYCDFNSHGRKGAIPEDDYIDALLADLDRDKHLAQGRALHSIFIGGGTPSLISAGGIERLLQGVEQRIPFVPGIEITMEANPGTLEAGRYQGYRRAGVNRLSIGVQSFQRSKLEVLGRIHDDTQALKAVASAKEAGFERINLDLMHGLPDQSVEDALYDLRQAIAQDTVHLSWYQLTIEPNTQFASRPPQLPEEEVQWQIFEQGREMLLAAGYEQYEISAWAKPGFRCEHNLNYWRFGDYLGIGCGAHGKITQPLTGQVLRTVKVKHPAGFLDRNREFMDVCSRVEEEDFALEYYMNRLRLMESMPVAELTQRTPLTLAQVRPLLEQARERGLIHLDDETMGLTEQGHRYLNELLAMFLPD comes from the coding sequence ATGCAGCTGCCGCCACTCTCCCTCTATGTTCACATCCCCTGGTGTGAACAGAAGTGCCCCTATTGCGACTTCAACTCCCATGGACGCAAGGGCGCCATCCCCGAGGATGACTACATCGATGCCCTGCTGGCCGATCTGGACCGGGACAAACACCTGGCCCAGGGGCGCGCCTTACACAGCATCTTTATTGGCGGCGGCACCCCATCTCTCATCTCTGCAGGGGGGATAGAGCGTTTGCTGCAGGGTGTAGAGCAGCGAATCCCCTTTGTTCCTGGCATAGAGATCACCATGGAAGCCAACCCGGGCACTCTGGAGGCGGGTCGCTACCAGGGATACCGCCGTGCCGGCGTCAATCGGCTCTCCATAGGGGTACAAAGCTTCCAGCGGTCAAAGCTCGAAGTACTGGGACGCATTCATGACGACACCCAGGCATTGAAGGCGGTGGCCAGCGCCAAAGAAGCGGGCTTCGAGCGCATCAATCTGGACCTGATGCATGGACTTCCGGATCAGAGTGTGGAAGACGCCCTGTATGATCTGCGCCAGGCGATCGCTCAGGATACGGTTCACCTCTCCTGGTATCAGCTCACCATAGAGCCCAACACCCAGTTCGCCTCCCGCCCCCCTCAGCTGCCTGAGGAGGAGGTACAGTGGCAGATCTTCGAGCAGGGACGGGAAATGCTGCTGGCGGCAGGCTATGAGCAGTATGAGATCTCCGCCTGGGCCAAGCCCGGCTTCCGCTGTGAGCATAACCTCAACTACTGGCGCTTCGGCGATTACCTGGGGATCGGCTGCGGCGCCCACGGCAAGATCACCCAGCCCCTCACTGGCCAGGTTCTGAGAACGGTGAAGGTGAAACACCCTGCCGGTTTCCTCGACCGGAACAGAGAGTTTATGGATGTCTGCTCCAGAGTCGAGGAGGAGGACTTCGCCCTGGAGTACTACATGAACCGGCTGAGACTGATGGAGAGTATGCCGGTGGCAGAGCTCACGCAGCGTACTCCGCTGACCCTGGCACAGGTTCGGCCACTGCTGGAGCAGGCCAGAGAGCGGGGGCTTATCCACCTGGATGATGAAACCATGGGGCTGACCGAACAGGGGCATCGCTACCTGAATGAGCTGCTTGCCATGTTCCTGCCAGACTGA
- the rdgB gene encoding RdgB/HAM1 family non-canonical purine NTP pyrophosphatase: MKQIVLATGNAGKVKEFATLLADFPISVSPQSEFEVPEAIEDGLTFVENALIKARNAAKATGLPAIADDSGIEVDALNGKPGIYSARFAGLPSNAENNWRKLLAEMDGKENRNARFQCVLVFMRHAEDPTPIICQASWEGEILTQARGEKGHGYDPVFLVKGDTRTAAELDAGEKNALSHRGKAMDLLLAQLKDKGII; encoded by the coding sequence ATGAAACAGATTGTCCTGGCCACCGGCAACGCCGGCAAGGTCAAAGAGTTCGCCACCCTGCTGGCCGACTTCCCCATTAGCGTTTCCCCCCAAAGTGAATTTGAGGTTCCCGAAGCCATCGAAGATGGCCTCACCTTCGTCGAAAACGCGCTGATTAAGGCACGCAACGCCGCCAAGGCCACCGGCCTGCCCGCCATTGCCGACGATTCGGGCATCGAGGTGGATGCCCTCAACGGCAAGCCAGGTATCTACTCCGCTCGCTTCGCCGGCCTGCCCTCCAACGCCGAGAACAACTGGCGCAAGCTGCTGGCAGAGATGGATGGCAAAGAGAACCGCAATGCCCGCTTCCAGTGTGTGCTGGTGTTTATGCGCCATGCCGAAGACCCGACGCCCATCATCTGTCAGGCCAGCTGGGAGGGAGAGATCCTCACCCAAGCCCGAGGCGAGAAGGGCCACGGCTATGACCCGGTGTTCCTGGTGAAAGGAGACACCCGCACTGCCGCCGAACTGGACGCTGGCGAAAAGAATGCGCTGAGCCACCGTGGCAAAGCCATGGATCTGCTGCTGGCCCAGTTGAAAGACAAAGGCATCATCTGA
- a CDS encoding DUF4426 domain-containing protein, producing MFKRLCALLALSLFLVLPVKAEQKVQVGDYAIHYVSFGSTFIPPSIAKTYGINRSRYVGLVNVVVLDTSKGGEGEAVAASIRGNAQNLLGSQKSLKFKEIREGTAIYYIAEVDHRNEETFTFTLDISNGTDLDTNLQFKQKFYVD from the coding sequence ATGTTCAAACGTCTATGCGCCCTGCTGGCGCTCAGCCTGTTCCTCGTTCTTCCCGTGAAGGCAGAGCAGAAGGTTCAGGTAGGGGACTACGCCATCCACTACGTCTCCTTCGGCAGCACCTTTATCCCACCCTCCATCGCCAAGACCTATGGCATCAACCGCAGCCGCTATGTGGGCCTGGTGAACGTGGTGGTTCTGGACACCTCCAAAGGTGGTGAGGGAGAAGCGGTCGCCGCCAGCATCCGCGGCAACGCCCAGAACCTGCTGGGAAGCCAGAAATCCCTCAAGTTTAAAGAGATTCGCGAAGGCACCGCCATCTATTACATCGCCGAGGTGGATCACCGGAATGAGGAGACCTTTACCTTCACCCTGGACATCTCCAACGGCACGGATCTGGACACCAATCTGCAGTTCAAGCAGAAGTTCTACGTAGACTGA
- the yggU gene encoding DUF167 family protein YggU, translating into MRPVEQQGKSLLLNLYIQPKASRDQIVGPHGEELKIAITAPPVDGKANAHLTKYLAKQFRVAKGQVSILKGELGRHKQVRIDDPVQIPELIEQLL; encoded by the coding sequence TTGAGGCCGGTAGAGCAGCAGGGGAAATCCCTGCTGCTGAATCTCTACATTCAGCCCAAGGCCAGCCGTGACCAGATAGTGGGTCCACACGGCGAAGAGTTGAAAATTGCCATCACCGCCCCACCGGTGGACGGCAAGGCCAATGCTCACCTGACCAAGTACCTGGCCAAGCAGTTCCGTGTGGCCAAGGGACAGGTCTCCATCCTCAAAGGGGAGCTGGGTCGACATAAGCAGGTACGCATTGACGACCCGGTGCAGATCCCCGAACTCATTGAGCAACTATTATAA
- a CDS encoding YggT family protein: MSSAFLYLISTVFNLYLMVVILRVWLQWARADFYNPFSQFIVKATHPLLAPLRRFIPAIGSLDLAGVVLAYLVALAKWALLMMVQSGTFDPIAFYLGGITLVKEAGMLLFWILIIRAIMSWISQGQNPIEYVFMQLTEPMLAPIRRVIPAMGGLDFSLMVVLIGLNFINLFLYDLIPLWGAI, encoded by the coding sequence ATGTCATCTGCCTTTCTCTATCTGATCAGCACAGTATTCAACCTCTATCTGATGGTGGTCATCCTGCGTGTCTGGCTGCAATGGGCCCGCGCCGACTTCTACAACCCTTTCAGCCAGTTTATCGTGAAAGCCACCCACCCGCTGCTGGCCCCCCTGCGTCGATTCATTCCCGCCATCGGCAGCCTGGATCTGGCCGGTGTGGTATTGGCTTACCTGGTCGCCCTGGCCAAGTGGGCGCTACTGATGATGGTGCAAAGCGGCACCTTCGACCCCATCGCCTTCTATCTGGGTGGCATCACCCTGGTGAAGGAAGCGGGTATGCTGCTGTTCTGGATCCTGATCATCCGCGCCATCATGAGCTGGATAAGCCAGGGCCAGAACCCCATCGAGTACGTGTTCATGCAGCTCACCGAGCCGATGCTGGCTCCCATCCGCCGGGTGATCCCTGCCATGGGTGGCCTGGACTTCTCCCTGATGGTGGTGCTGATTGGCCTGAACTTCATCAACCTGTTCCTCTATGACCTGATCCCACTCTGGGGCGCCATTTGA
- the proC gene encoding pyrroline-5-carboxylate reductase, whose translation MQQPTLGFIGAGNMSHSIISGLVKGGYPASAIIASNPSNPKLDELKSKFSIRTSNDNLEAAASEVVILAVKPQILKQVCETLSHIDFSNKLVVSIAAGVTCDRIAQYLGQDVRVVRAMPNTPSLLGLGMTGLYAAKGCSDTDRQLAGHLMQAVGEITWVEQESGIDQVIACAGSAPAYFFLMMEAMEESAVNSLGVSREQAREMIQQTAIGAAAMVKQNPDLSLAELRNRVTSKGGTTAKAIEHFEQQGLRDTVDGAMKAAVKRAEEMAEQF comes from the coding sequence ATGCAACAGCCAACCCTGGGCTTTATCGGGGCCGGCAACATGAGCCACAGTATCATCAGTGGCCTGGTCAAGGGCGGCTATCCCGCCAGCGCCATCATCGCCAGCAATCCAAGTAACCCGAAGCTGGATGAACTGAAAAGCAAGTTCTCCATCCGCACCAGCAACGACAACCTGGAAGCGGCGGCCAGTGAGGTTGTAATCCTGGCGGTGAAACCCCAGATCCTGAAACAGGTCTGCGAAACTCTGAGTCACATCGATTTCAGCAATAAGCTGGTGGTCTCCATCGCTGCCGGGGTCACCTGCGACAGAATTGCCCAGTACCTGGGCCAGGATGTGCGGGTGGTACGTGCCATGCCCAACACCCCATCCCTGCTTGGGCTGGGTATGACCGGCCTCTACGCGGCCAAGGGCTGCAGCGACACGGATCGGCAGCTGGCCGGTCATCTGATGCAGGCAGTGGGCGAAATCACCTGGGTAGAGCAGGAGTCCGGCATCGATCAGGTGATCGCCTGCGCCGGCAGTGCTCCGGCCTATTTCTTCCTGATGATGGAGGCGATGGAGGAGAGCGCAGTCAACAGCCTGGGGGTCAGCCGGGAACAGGCCCGGGAGATGATTCAGCAGACCGCCATCGGCGCTGCGGCCATGGTAAAACAGAATCCCGATCTTTCCCTGGCGGAGCTGCGTAACCGGGTCACCTCAAAGGGAGGCACCACCGCCAAGGCGATAGAACATTTCGAACAGCAGGGATTGCGAGACACAGTAGACGGGGCCATGAAGGCCGCAGTAAAAAGGGCCGAAGAGATGGCCGAACAGTTTTAA
- a CDS encoding YggS family pyridoxal phosphate-dependent enzyme, with protein MTTIADQLSLAQEQIAQSAAVVGRNSDEITLLAVSKTKPASMLREAYEAGQRHFGENYLQESLEKQQQLTDLEIIWHFIGPIQSNKTRPIAEQFHWVHSVDRIKVARRLAEQRPHELPPLNICLQVNISDEESKSGASADEVTALAREVSQLENIRLRGLMAIPMATQDPEQQRAQFAKVKKLFNELKSEFSDIDTLSMGMSGDLDAAIAEQSTMVRLGTAIFGARK; from the coding sequence ATGACAACCATAGCAGACCAGCTGAGTCTGGCCCAAGAGCAGATTGCACAGTCTGCGGCCGTCGTAGGACGAAATTCAGACGAGATCACCCTGCTTGCCGTAAGCAAAACCAAGCCCGCCTCCATGCTCAGAGAGGCCTATGAGGCAGGCCAGCGTCATTTCGGGGAGAACTACCTTCAGGAATCCCTGGAGAAACAGCAGCAGCTGACCGATCTGGAGATCATCTGGCACTTTATCGGCCCCATCCAGTCCAACAAGACACGCCCCATCGCCGAGCAGTTCCATTGGGTCCACAGTGTGGACCGCATCAAGGTCGCCCGACGATTGGCGGAGCAGCGACCACACGAGCTGCCGCCGCTGAACATCTGCCTGCAGGTGAACATCAGCGACGAAGAATCCAAATCCGGTGCCAGTGCCGACGAGGTGACCGCCCTGGCCAGAGAGGTGAGCCAGCTGGAGAACATCCGCCTGCGCGGACTGATGGCCATTCCCATGGCCACTCAGGATCCCGAGCAGCAGAGGGCGCAGTTTGCCAAAGTTAAAAAGCTGTTTAATGAGCTAAAATCTGAATTTAGCGATATAGATACCCTATCCATGGGGATGAGCGGCGACCTGGATGCCGCCATCGCCGAACAGAGCACCATGGTCAGGCTGGGAACGGCCATTTTTGGGGCAAGGAAGTAA
- a CDS encoding type IV pilus twitching motility protein PilT: MDITELLAFSVKHNASDLHLSSGVAPLIRVDGEVRRLSVPELDHATIQALVYDIMNDKQRKEYEEKLEIDFSFEVPDLARFRVNAFHQSRGAAAVFRTIPSEVLTLEQLEAPDIFRQIASFPRGLVLVTGPTGSGKSTTLAAMVDYINAERRDHILTIEDPIEFVHKPKNCLINQREVHRDTHSFNNALRSALREDPDVILVGELRDLETIRLALTAAETGHLVFGTLHTTSAAKTIDRVVDVFPAAEKDMVRTMLSESLQAVISQTLVKKVGGGRVAAHEIMMGTPAIRNLIREDKVAQMYSAIQTGMSHGMQTLEQSLTKLASQGLISRQDMLSKLNKPSL, encoded by the coding sequence ATGGATATTACTGAGCTTCTTGCTTTTAGTGTAAAACACAACGCCTCCGATCTGCACCTATCTTCCGGTGTGGCCCCTCTTATTCGAGTCGATGGTGAGGTTCGCCGCCTGAGTGTTCCTGAACTGGATCACGCCACCATACAGGCGCTTGTCTACGACATCATGAATGACAAGCAGCGTAAGGAGTATGAGGAGAAGCTGGAGATCGATTTCTCTTTCGAGGTGCCGGATCTGGCCCGCTTCAGGGTCAACGCCTTCCACCAGTCAAGGGGAGCTGCGGCGGTATTTCGTACCATTCCCAGCGAAGTGCTGACCCTGGAGCAGCTGGAAGCTCCAGACATCTTCCGCCAGATCGCCTCCTTTCCTAGGGGACTGGTGCTGGTGACCGGCCCTACCGGATCGGGCAAGAGCACCACCCTGGCTGCCATGGTGGATTACATCAATGCAGAGCGCCGGGACCATATCCTGACCATCGAGGATCCCATAGAGTTTGTTCACAAGCCGAAGAACTGCCTGATTAACCAGAGGGAAGTGCACCGGGATACCCACAGCTTCAACAATGCCCTGCGCAGTGCCCTGCGTGAGGACCCCGACGTGATCCTTGTGGGGGAACTCAGGGACCTGGAAACCATCCGTCTGGCCCTGACGGCGGCGGAAACCGGTCACCTGGTGTTCGGCACCCTGCACACTACCTCGGCGGCCAAGACCATCGATCGGGTTGTGGATGTGTTCCCGGCGGCGGAGAAGGATATGGTGCGCACCATGTTGTCTGAATCCCTGCAGGCGGTGATCTCCCAGACCCTGGTGAAAAAGGTGGGCGGAGGCCGGGTGGCGGCCCATGAGATCATGATGGGGACACCGGCCATCCGTAATCTGATCCGTGAGGACAAGGTGGCGCAGATGTACTCCGCCATACAGACCGGCATGAGCCATGGCATGCAGACACTGGAGCAGAGCCTGACCAAGCTGGCGAGTCAGGGGCTGATCAGCCGTCAGGATATGCTGTCCAAGCTGAATAAGCCTTCTCTCTAG
- a CDS encoding PilT/PilU family type 4a pilus ATPase, translating to MEINQLLAQMVSRQASDLFITADFPPSAKIDGVMTPLGEAPLTPEQSLALVESVMTPDTREQFHLHREANFAYSFDESLGRFRVSAFWQREQAGMVLRRIQTEIPTPEQLHLPQVMTDVAMAKRGLVIMVGATGTGKSTSLAAMVGHRNAHQAGHILTIEDPVEFVHKHRKSIVTQREVGLDTESFEAALKSSLRQAPDVILIGEIRSQETMEFALAFAETGHLCMATLHANNANQALDRIMHLVPKERHRQLLFDLSLNLKAVMAQQLVPCKQGNGRRVAIEVLLNTPRVADLIAKGELHELKGTMAASREQGMQTFDQALFDLYMAEQISYEDALHYADSPNDLRLMIKLKANEGSSAGSLEGVTIELD from the coding sequence ATGGAGATCAATCAGCTATTGGCTCAGATGGTCAGCCGTCAGGCCAGTGACCTGTTTATCACCGCCGATTTTCCTCCCAGCGCCAAGATTGACGGGGTGATGACTCCCCTTGGTGAGGCGCCTTTGACCCCTGAGCAGTCGCTGGCCCTGGTGGAGTCGGTGATGACCCCGGACACCAGGGAGCAGTTTCACCTGCACCGGGAGGCCAATTTCGCTTACAGCTTCGATGAGTCATTGGGGCGTTTCCGGGTCTCTGCATTCTGGCAGCGGGAGCAGGCGGGTATGGTGCTTCGTCGCATCCAGACCGAGATCCCCACCCCGGAACAGCTGCATCTGCCCCAGGTGATGACGGACGTGGCCATGGCCAAGCGCGGCCTGGTGATCATGGTGGGGGCGACGGGAACGGGTAAGTCCACCTCTCTGGCGGCCATGGTGGGACACCGCAATGCCCATCAGGCCGGGCATATCCTTACCATCGAAGATCCGGTGGAGTTTGTCCATAAGCACCGCAAGAGCATAGTGACCCAGAGGGAGGTGGGGCTGGACACCGAGTCTTTCGAAGCGGCCCTGAAGAGCTCCCTGCGCCAGGCGCCGGACGTGATCCTCATAGGTGAGATCCGCAGTCAGGAGACCATGGAGTTTGCCCTGGCGTTTGCCGAAACCGGCCACCTGTGTATGGCGACCCTGCACGCCAACAACGCCAACCAGGCTTTGGACCGCATCATGCATCTGGTGCCCAAGGAGAGGCATCGGCAGCTGCTGTTTGACCTGTCATTGAATCTCAAGGCGGTGATGGCCCAACAGCTGGTGCCCTGCAAGCAGGGCAATGGTCGGCGGGTGGCCATCGAGGTGCTGCTGAACACCCCCAGGGTGGCGGATCTCATCGCCAAAGGCGAACTGCATGAGCTGAAGGGAACCATGGCGGCCAGTCGGGAACAGGGGATGCAGACCTTCGATCAGGCGCTGTTTGACCTCTACATGGCTGAGCAGATCAGCTATGAGGATGCCCTTCACTACGCGGATTCCCCCAATGACCTGAGGCTGATGATTAAACTCAAGGCCAATGAGGGAAGCTCGGCGGGAAGCCTGGAAGGGGTCACCATTGAACTGGACTAG
- a CDS encoding TetR/AcrR family transcriptional regulator codes for MANKLGRPVGESNARELLVEAARDLFSELPYEKVSTRKVAERAGVNASLIRYYFSNKWGLFEAMMQETVQPVFEKAIKARQGEDFSSLSEMFRTYYRVMSKSPSFPKLLYRLLSMDGRDGQIGHAYAMIEKGLGLGEKPLMQSMADNGDLKPGIDPTMARLSLMSLMVFPFVAPPKMLELHGITLNEEFIERLAEHNLALLEAGLLRESDPSSCK; via the coding sequence ATGGCCAATAAACTGGGGCGGCCGGTCGGAGAGTCCAATGCCAGAGAGCTGTTGGTAGAAGCAGCCAGGGATCTGTTTTCCGAGCTTCCCTATGAAAAGGTGTCCACCCGCAAGGTGGCTGAGCGGGCCGGGGTAAACGCTTCGCTGATTCGTTACTACTTCTCCAACAAGTGGGGGCTGTTTGAGGCGATGATGCAGGAGACGGTTCAGCCTGTGTTTGAAAAGGCGATCAAGGCCAGACAGGGTGAGGACTTCTCATCCCTGTCCGAGATGTTTCGTACCTATTACCGGGTGATGTCCAAAAGCCCCTCTTTTCCCAAGCTGCTCTATCGTCTGCTCTCAATGGATGGCAGAGATGGTCAGATCGGTCACGCCTATGCCATGATCGAGAAGGGACTGGGGTTGGGGGAGAAGCCGTTGATGCAGTCCATGGCGGACAATGGTGATCTCAAGCCTGGCATTGACCCAACCATGGCCCGACTGAGCCTGATGAGTTTGATGGTATTTCCCTTTGTTGCGCCGCCGAAAATGCTCGAGCTTCATGGCATTACCCTGAATGAGGAGTTTATAGAGCGACTGGCTGAGCACAATCTGGCCCTGCTGGAAGCGGGACTGCTGCGAGAGAGTGACCCATCCTCCTGTAAGTGA
- a CDS encoding EAL domain-containing protein → MRSFSAWSIRAQLVVLFLIILSLGGLGAWRIHLHGADLDGASHHLANEQLPGLTQVHRLQLEIVTIEKLLIELRHQEVSPSLVLSLIQARQRVLDLVSSGALEGHSPALVQLLMQGADQLDELLALSGEGVSQGQRLDSAFEATLVSASKVQSELSSLSGQLMLSAQRYPNLVHSLNEQAMEMALWANLVLWFLVGAIIYLLRLYVTEHRHSLRLTSFAKRNPDPVMASDLNLAVEYANPAALSLCRLLGLSGPASLIEQLKPYAESLIEQGDELLERELEIGNCILLVRLVLLKSLSQVQFHLKDISKARRVEKNMEHQVNHDFLTGLPNRRQFERDLRFWLKESQHDVVVGMLHLDRFQRITAAIGFEGGDSVLKGVTELLRNQLSKEADPDAQLSLYRFESTRFAMLWVTPFERTRVETLAERIRQGFAPPVACIRTKRRFHFTLSQGFAATGLSERDVDSLVRDADCAAGRAAALGGDRLCIHTPEQGDMERRRVQLEQDLRYALERNQLQVYYQKQCNQQGQVVGAEALLRWQHPELGVVPPDEFIGLAEQSGLILEIGEWVLEQACLQVCSWNCQGGEMGVAVNISARQLMDSKFVERVESVIKRTGVDPRMVEFELTESMMMENLARGKEVMLRLKDLGICFAIDDFGTGYSSLAYLSQLPFDVLKIDHSFVRQLPRDPYYCKITKAVLSLAKTLDLTVVAEGVEYSEQQRWLARHGCDLMQGYLHGRPMPIVEFGKLLKVEALAH, encoded by the coding sequence ATGCGCAGTTTCTCCGCATGGTCTATCAGAGCGCAGTTGGTGGTGCTCTTTCTTATCATTCTCTCTCTTGGTGGGCTGGGTGCCTGGCGCATCCATCTTCATGGTGCCGATCTGGATGGCGCCAGCCATCACCTGGCCAATGAACAGTTGCCCGGCCTGACCCAGGTACACCGACTTCAGCTCGAGATCGTCACCATAGAGAAGCTCCTCATTGAGCTCAGGCATCAGGAGGTGAGCCCCTCTCTGGTACTGTCGCTGATCCAGGCCCGACAGCGGGTGCTCGACCTTGTCTCCTCAGGCGCACTGGAGGGCCACTCCCCTGCCTTGGTACAGCTGTTGATGCAGGGGGCCGATCAGTTGGATGAGCTGCTGGCTCTCTCCGGTGAAGGTGTGAGCCAGGGGCAGCGTCTGGACTCGGCTTTCGAGGCCACCCTGGTGAGTGCTTCAAAGGTTCAGAGCGAACTCTCCTCTTTGTCCGGTCAACTGATGCTCAGTGCCCAGCGCTACCCAAATTTGGTGCACTCCCTGAACGAGCAGGCGATGGAGATGGCCCTGTGGGCAAACCTGGTATTGTGGTTTCTGGTTGGCGCCATCATCTATCTGCTGCGTCTCTATGTGACCGAACACCGCCACAGCCTCAGGCTGACCAGCTTTGCCAAGCGAAATCCGGATCCAGTTATGGCCAGTGATTTAAACCTGGCAGTTGAGTACGCCAATCCGGCGGCATTGAGCCTGTGCCGTCTTCTGGGGCTGTCCGGCCCCGCCTCGCTGATTGAGCAGCTCAAGCCCTATGCGGAATCGTTGATAGAGCAGGGTGACGAACTGCTGGAGAGGGAGTTGGAGATAGGCAATTGCATTCTGTTGGTTCGTTTGGTGCTGCTGAAATCCCTCTCTCAGGTGCAGTTCCACCTTAAGGACATCTCCAAGGCTCGCCGGGTAGAGAAAAACATGGAGCATCAGGTTAATCATGATTTTCTGACCGGCCTGCCGAACCGCCGCCAGTTCGAGCGGGACCTGCGGTTCTGGCTCAAAGAGTCTCAGCATGATGTGGTCGTTGGCATGTTGCATCTGGATCGTTTTCAAAGGATCACCGCCGCCATCGGTTTCGAAGGGGGGGATTCTGTGCTCAAGGGGGTCACTGAGCTGCTCAGGAACCAGCTGAGTAAAGAGGCGGATCCGGATGCCCAACTCTCCCTCTACCGGTTTGAGTCCACCCGCTTTGCCATGCTCTGGGTGACACCTTTTGAGCGCACCAGGGTAGAGACGCTGGCCGAGAGGATTCGACAGGGGTTTGCGCCGCCAGTGGCGTGCATCAGAACCAAGCGGCGATTTCACTTCACCCTGAGCCAGGGATTCGCGGCAACGGGGTTGTCAGAGCGGGATGTAGACAGCCTGGTGCGCGATGCAGACTGTGCCGCAGGGCGGGCTGCGGCCCTGGGAGGGGATCGCCTCTGCATCCATACCCCGGAGCAGGGCGATATGGAGCGTCGCAGGGTGCAACTGGAGCAGGACTTGCGCTACGCGCTGGAGCGAAATCAACTGCAGGTTTACTATCAGAAACAGTGTAATCAGCAGGGGCAGGTTGTCGGGGCTGAGGCGTTGCTGCGCTGGCAGCATCCGGAATTGGGTGTGGTGCCACCTGATGAGTTTATCGGCCTGGCTGAGCAAAGTGGCCTGATACTGGAGATTGGAGAGTGGGTTCTTGAACAGGCCTGTCTTCAGGTGTGCAGCTGGAACTGTCAGGGGGGAGAGATGGGGGTGGCGGTGAACATCTCTGCCCGCCAGTTGATGGACAGCAAGTTCGTCGAACGGGTGGAGTCGGTGATTAAGCGTACCGGGGTGGATCCCAGGATGGTTGAGTTTGAGCTGACTGAGTCGATGATGATGGAGAACCTGGCTCGGGGCAAAGAGGTGATGCTCAGGCTGAAGGATCTGGGGATCTGCTTTGCCATTGATGACTTTGGTACCGGTTACTCCTCGCTGGCCTACCTGTCCCAACTCCCCTTCGACGTGCTGAAGATAGACCACAGCTTTGTGCGTCAGCTTCCCAGGGATCCCTATTACTGCAAGATAACCAAGGCGGTGTTGTCATTGGCCAAGACCCTGGATCTCACTGTGGTTGCCGAGGGGGTGGAGTATTCAGAGCAGCAACGCTGGCTGGCCCGTCACGGCTGCGATCTGATGCAGGGGTATCTCCACGGCAGGCCCATGCCCATAGTGGAGTTTGGCAAGCTCCTGAAGGTGGAAGCCCTGGCTCACTGA